The following proteins come from a genomic window of Gossypium raimondii isolate GPD5lz chromosome 5, ASM2569854v1, whole genome shotgun sequence:
- the LOC105766020 gene encoding uncharacterized protein LOC105766020, which translates to MEGKRISLDTPRNGKSKVLDPAFSAFLVQLPCKLQNCLKSQLKRLAKDGDRIKPLNSFLEKKNGSSSGLGINLEKQLQAWRENPSWVNPPPEIEVSVAKGSLCYLKATIDVGLPPDAVYNIVTDPDNRRVFKNVKEVISRKVLIDEGQRQVVEVEQAAWWRFLWWSGTISVHVLVDQNREDYSMRFKQMSTGFMKKFEGYWRVEPFFVDEKTCFPFKPKTWAEYCSCTGGKGRIGSKVSLDQLIQPAIAPPPPISWYLSGIPAKTTEMLINDLLAEADRLKGGRDSEISEELRLSKEIGGYHHQLEQVSDIKERWKSHRRNRKLSRHRRKLLTEEPSSA; encoded by the exons ATGGAAGGGAAAAGAATAAGCTTAGATACTCCCAGGAATGGAAAATCCAAGGTTCTTGATCCAGCATTTTCTGCATTTTTAGTTCAACTTCCGTGCAAACTTCAAAACTGCCTTAAG TCACAGCTCAAGAGATTAGCCAAAGATGGTGACAGAATAAAACCGTTGAACTCTTTTCTTGAGAAGAAGAACGGTTCATCTTCCGGATTGGGGATCAATCTAGAGAAACAATTGCAAGCTTGGAGAGAAAATCCTTCATGGGTTAATCCACCTCCAGAAATAGAG GTCAGTGTAGCGAAAGGTTCTCTTTGCTACCTTAAGGCAACAATTGATGTCGGGTTGCCCCCTGATGCTGTGTATAATATTGTCACTGATCCTGATAACCGGAGAGTTTTTAAAAACGTTAAG GAAGTGATATCAAGAAAGGTTTTAATCGATGAAGGTCAAAGACAGGTGGTTGAAGTGGAACAAGCAGCTTGGTGGAGATTCCTTTGGTGGTCAGGAACCATCTCAGTTCATGTTCTAGTGGATCAAAACAGAGAAGATTACTCG ATGAGGTTCAAACAAATGAGCACCGGATTCATGAAAAAATTCGAAGGTTACTGGCGAGTCGAACCGTTTTTTGTCGATGAGAAAACCTGTTTTCCTTTCAAACCTAAAACATGGGCGGAGTATTGTTCGTGTACTGGAGGTAAAGGAAGGATTGGATCAAAGGTGAGCTTAGACCAACTAATTCAACCAGCCATTGCACCTCCTCCGCCCATTTCATGGTATCTAAGTGGAATACCTGCAAAAACCACTGAGATGCTGATAAATGATCTACTTGCCGAGGCCGACAGACTCAAGGGTGGCCGTGACTCGGAAATTTCAGAGGAGCTTCGGTTATCGAAGGAAATAGGTGGATACCATCACCAACTCGAGCAGGTCTCTGACATTAAAGAAAGATGGAAGTCACATAGGAGAAACAGGAAGCTATCGCGGCATCGTAGGAAGCTGTTGACGGAGGAACCCTCGAGTGCTTGA